The Gadus macrocephalus chromosome 3, ASM3116895v1 DNA segment ATGAACGTATGATATAGAGTGAATGTCGTATAATTGGGGTTACGGCTGGGGAATACAATTCATTTGAGATGCTTTTTTCATATTTGTTGAACTTGTATTTTATCCCGACATTAACTCAAATACTCTGGGAAACAAAATCTGGCATGTATAGCTGACCTGTATTAACCCCTTCCAATCAACCATCTAgcagggggggtcagggggggtgaACTGTTTCAGCGTGTTTCTTAAAGAGTGACGTAATAAATCCTTCTGTCTTTCTTCACAAGGCGATGTTCATCACCGAGATGACGGGACAGTTGTTCTACGTAACCGACAACATCACGTGAGTGCTAGAAAGaccacatgcacgcatgcacaaaatAGATCCATTCAAAAACCAAAACATTCGTCTCATTTTGTGCTGCAGCATTCAAGGGGAGATGTTCCTACAAGGCCAGGGAATAGACTACTCTCGCTGGGGCTTCTGGCAGAACCAGGTGGCCCTCATCGGAATCTCGTCGGTGTGTCTGGTCGTGGCCTACATACAGCTACGGAGGATCAAACGCTGGAAGTGATACCCCTGTCTTTATGTGGGTCTATGTGTCAACTGCCGGCAGCCATGATCTGTATTACTGTGTTAAAAATCTGTATTACATCCCTAATTGAGGTTAGGTACAATACAATAGATACTTCTGTCCAtattttgttctctctctctttctgacacTCTCTGAAACACACTCTGGAACCTTAGGCCAGGATAATCTGCCACTAAGCACACTGAAGAGTGCAAGTGGACACGTACAGCGCTGTCCAATCAACTCACTAGTCTTTACAAAGCTTCTTAGGCTGATAGCTCTTTTTGCCTCTGTCCATGCAGAGAATAATTAagtcatatttgtacatttttaTGTATATCTTTTATCTAAAAATAACTGCATTATATTAATATCGATAAACATAGCTGGTGATGAACatgttttaatttgtatttgaaTACATGTGAAGAAGTGTCCAATGTCACATTTTGATGTCGTCATTTTGCAAAGAAAAATGTGAAGAAAAATGTAAATTGTTCTGATACTTACTATTAATTTAAAAGTCACTTTTTTCATTCAAAGTAGTAACTTTGTCTTACTTTTACTCAGAATGAAGACAAATGTGGCCCAATTTAGCCCCAAATACTCAGAAACTGTATAAATTAATCCAGCTGAACTAAACATGGAAAAGTTATATGCGACctcaaatcgtttttttttgttcattttggCCTCAAATTTTCCTGTTACAAATTTGGTTGGAGTCTCTCTGTACCCTTACTGGTACTGTTACCCAAGGTTACCACTGCATTTTCCAGTCCTCGAAGCCATTCCATGCATTTCAGCACCACAAGCTCCTCAACACCACAGtcaccctcctcctcatgctccaCATCGTCATACTTGTGCCGTTCGTTCAGAGGAGATGTCTTCTCTATCGAGCTAATGTCACCCAGAGCAGCCTCCTTACTGTTAGTTATAATGTTCAACCTACTGCTGGGTGAGGCACACTGTGGTGCTAACAACACATGCCGCATTGAGGGGCTTTGCCTATTCCTTCCAGACTTCGATGCCTTGTTCATGGCCTCAGCCCCAGCTGCGGTGCTGTTAGCCGTCAGTGTCGTGCGTTGTTTTCTCTCAGCGCTCCTCCTCTGCAAAAGGTGAACAGCTTCCGGTGTCAACATCAATGTAAAACCAGATTCTTTCTGGCAAACAGCGCTGTGGTTCACGTGTAGGTCCCTCTTCATAGAGGACGCATCGCGGCGTTTGTGGCTGTACAGCGGTATCTTAGACGCGGCCTCGACTGCCTTTGAAGGTGTGTGGTGGGAGACTCCTGAGGGGAGCGTTGACGAGGACAACCGTTGATCACTGCTTTTGACGTTCAGTCCTGGTGCTGCTACTACCTTGGCAGTAGGCACACGGCTCTTAGGTTGGCTCTTCCTCCCCGAGTTCCTCAGGTTGAGGGCGGGACGCTCCTTCACAGAGATGCATTTTTCGTCCACCGAGGCCTTGGATTTGTTGAAGGCTGACGCCGGCAGACTAAGGCGTTTGGTCTGCATGTTCTCCCCGCCAGGTCCTGGACCACAGGCCGAGCGAGGGTGTCCAATCGATGCAGCCAGGGGAATGAAAGGCATTTTAGCAACACACAGAATCAAATAAGAGAAAAGTTCAGTCATGCACTCAAAACACTCAATGGAAAAAATGGATGCACGCATAAAACAGGAAACTGTTGATCTTAGTAAAGCAGGCCAGTTGGATGTATCAACCTCCATACGGGGTGAGGCGGCTGACTGACTGCTTCTCAGGATGCACCAACCTTAACGTATCCCGGTACAGGTGTGGATCACATGGGGTGTACTATTTCTCGGTCAGTAGTGAGAGGCTGAGGCATGGTAATACCCTCAGAAAGTGAACGACAAACAGCCCGTCCTTATCTTCACTTAGAAGCTCAGAGAGCTAAAATAAACCTCTGCTTTTAATCCTCGTGTGTCAACACAAACCGTATTTTGCACGTGGTACTATATTTGTCATGTAACACATGGACGCATGGTGTTTAACCCTCCCACAACATTTTGTTAAAATTCTGACACTTGAAAATGTGAATTTGTGTGAATATAATTCATTATTTGTGTAATAAACCAGTATTAAAACTCATCGGGAAAAAGAAACGAAAACttgaacataaaaaaacattcattaGACATGTCTCTACatgaaaacaataaaaatagggAGTACAGCACATGTGATAAAGCTTGTTCTATTACAAACACGAGATCCCCGTATGCCATTGTATTTGGCtcttttggtgtaaaatgtcCCCATATGACATGAATGTAAAGACATTGAGGCCTTCTACAACTTTACATGACCTTTACAGGTGGTCATGACCGCTACAGTAGTACATGACCTCTAAAGGCGGCAGTGACCTCTACAGGTGTACATGACCTCTACAGGTGTACATGCAGACAACATGGGCCCTTGGCCGCAGCACATCTTCCAGGGCTCAGTGGCAGCAATGAAAATGGTGGTAGACAGACTTAAAATATTGAACAAAAAATTTACTCAGGCTGCAACCCAGAACCATCCTATGTGAGAGAGAATTTTTTTGACATAACACAAAATCATAACTTATGCACCTGTGTTTGTAGCTGGAAAGGGTGACTCTCTGTGGTGGGCAGACTTCCAACAGGAgaaaacaagtgtgtgtgtgtgtgtgggggggggattgtggtGGAAGACTGAAAGGTGAATTAATATGTTGGAATATCCTCTCCCTTTTCCCCTGGAGGACGCATAGATACAGTTTAAAGATAAACAACTTtattgaacaaaaaaaacaatggcgTGGCTAATGTCACATTTCACCCTTCTTTTCCTCGAAGAATCGTTCTTCTGGAGGTGTACGGAGTGGTTCATCCATTTTAGAGAATAATTACATTTGGGTAAAACAACATAAACGTAagcatgtttgtgtatatttgtattgtgGTGTCAGCGGCATGCCTTACCATAACCTTACTAGATGTGGTGGAGAGTAAATAATTGGGCTCCTATTTGATTTGTTCAAACTCATAGGCATGTTAAAGGCCAGAAGACAATATATCAATTATATTTGAACAGTTATAGAAAGAGcttttatataaaaatataagtaGCATAGTATACCTTAATAACAACAGTGTAAACATGTAAACATAAACAGTGCCCCTAaatcattggttctcaaagtacggcccgcgggccaatagcggcccgcagaaacattcctggcggcccgaaatataaaagtttttttattttttttatatcaatattaacttaaacaaaaataaatacgaGAAAAGttgactctctctagctttcaattaaatcctgttacatttgttagttttaatccgacattaactttgaaaggatgaacctcagtttcgtgatttagacctcacacTCCTAGACCTCTGGGACCTcacactcccagaggtccacggtgcaatggtttttttcaccactgggatgctgaagGCGTTTCCcacctgattttttttttctttggcggccctcagtcaaattttgggttcctaaattggccctaaGCTGtccaaactttgagaacccctgccctAAAGGTAGATGACCAAAACAACAGGCCTGCTATGGATTTGGGAAGCAAAAGAGAAATAATGTTACAATAGCTATTGCTGTGACAGTAGGTAGCTACTTTGGATTCCAGAAATAAACATTGAAATTGCACTGTGTAATGCAGTTTGTATATTTTTGCGTTCATAAATGGGTCTAGTCTTCAGTGACTCATTCATTAGGTGAGTTCTCTACTGCAACTATTGTTATTCACAGACGCTCCTTTCTGCTCAGTTCGATATATACACTTCCATTTTTGGCCACTGGGGGCGCCATTTGCATCCTGATAACAGTGACCCAGTGTGAGGGAACGTAACGACGTGAACAAGGTTACCATTCAATTGAATGTAACAGCTAGCGTGATGCTAAGCTAGCTGACAGCTAGGGGCATCTACGGGTTTTGCTTG contains these protein-coding regions:
- the LOC132454456 gene encoding proline-rich protein 18-like, with the translated sequence MEVDTSNWPALLRSTVSCFMRASIFSIECFECMTELFSYLILCVAKMPFIPLAASIGHPRSACGPGPGGENMQTKRLSLPASAFNKSKASVDEKCISVKERPALNLRNSGRKSQPKSRVPTAKVVAAPGLNVKSSDQRLSSSTLPSGVSHHTPSKAVEAASKIPLYSHKRRDASSMKRDLHVNHSAVCQKESGFTLMLTPEAVHLLQRRSAERKQRTTLTANSTAAGAEAMNKASKSGRNRQSPSMRHVLLAPQCASPSSRLNIITNSKEAALGDISSIEKTSPLNERHKYDDVEHEEEGDCGVEELVVLKCMEWLRGLENAVVTLGNSTSKGTERLQPNL